From the genome of Nicotiana sylvestris chromosome 2, ASM39365v2, whole genome shotgun sequence, one region includes:
- the LOC104229610 gene encoding protein S40-5-like: MAKGRKLTTSMSERYLGSYSYNHGNETVNETSELGEDDVWSTVDDMVNGDDHLLNGSRSDWSSRATAESNRSLRSRRQTGGLSLAFDDPGTTTQPRILHQFRGQDNMTVQSPRERHMASSAPVNVPDWSMICRVDSVESFHDSDDGVDDHELEMVPPHEYLARGYGRSRRSSTNSVFEGVGRTLKGRDMSRVRDAVWSQTGFNG, from the coding sequence ATGGCAAAAGGTCGAAAACTGACCACCAGTATGAGTGAAAGGTACTTAGGAAGCTATAGTTACAATCATGGAAATGAAACAGTCAACGAAACCTCGGAGTTGGGAGAAGATGATGTCTGGTCAACGGTTGATGACATGGTCAACGGCGATGATCATTTACTGAATGGCTCAAGGAGCGACTGGAGTTCACGTGCCACCGCCGAGAGTAACAGAAGCTTGAGGAGCCGCCGCCAAACTGGAGGCTTGTCGTTGGCTTTTGACGATCCAGGTACAACGACACAGCCTCGGATCTTGCACCAGTTTCGTGGACAAGACAACATGACAGTGCAATCCCCACGTGAGCGCCACATGGCATCCTCAGCTCCAGTGAATGTCCCTGATTGGTCCATGATATGTCGGGTCGACTCGGTCGAGTCATTCCACGACTCGGACGATGGTGTCGATgatcatgagttggagatggttCCGCCACATGAATACTTGGCTCGTGGGTACGGTCGGTCCCGAAGATCATCTACTAACTCGGTATTTGAAGGCGTGGGCCGGACGCTGAAGGGTCGAGACATGAGCAGAGTCAGAGATGCAGTGTGGAGTCAGACCGGGTTCAATGGCTAA